The Nostoc sp. PCC 7524 nucleotide sequence GGCTCTCTACGAAGACAATCTTTTCCTCAGTAATCTCTATGAATTTCTGGATTTACAACCGAAATTAGTTGATCCTTTAGAGGCTCTACCCATTCCCCGACCGATGCAAAGCGGCATTGTATTTCACAACGTCAGTTTTCAATACTCTACCACTACCCGTCAAGCATTAAAGGATATTAATCTCAGGATTGGGCCAGGGGAGGTAGTAGCATTAGTAGGAGAAAATGGTTCGGGTAAAACTACCTTAATTAAACTTTTGTGTAGATTGTATGACCCCACAACCGGGAAAATTACTATTGATGGTGTTGATGTCAAACAATTTAAAATAGCAGAATTGCGGCGAGAAATTAGTGTTATTTTCCAAGACTACGCCAAGTATCACTTCACAGCCCAGGAAAATATTTGGTTAGCCAACATTGATTTACCACCACAACAGGAAAGCATTATTGCTGCTGCTCGTCGTTCTGGTGCAGATGATGTAATTACTAAGTTACCCAAAGGGTACGATACCATATTAGGTAAATTATTTGATCAAGGCGAAGAATTAAGTATCGGTCAATGGCAAAAAGTTGCTTTAGCGCGGGCATTTTTAAGAGATTCCCAATTAATTGTACTGGATGAACCGACCAGTGCAATGGACCCGAAAGCTGAGTATGAAGTGTTTGATAAATTCCGCCAACTCATCAAGGATCAATCTGCTATTTTAATCAGCCATCGCCTCTCTACAGTGAAGATGGCCGATCGCATTTATGTCATGAATAATGGCACCATTGTAGAGAGTGGAACCCATGATGAGTTGATGCAGATGAATGGGACTTATGCCTATTTGTTTGAAACTCAAGCTCAACAGTATCGGATATAGTACGAGTGCTGTTAGCGGAAGCACGGCGTTTAGGGACTTCCAGAGAAAAAAATATTCCAAATGTAGGGTGCGTCAGTATGAGTAATTTCTTGGTGTAGTTAGGTTTTCTGACACTGACGCACCCTACTAAACTGCGCCCCTGCTTCCCAATCCCCAATACCCAATCCCTCGTTTGTTGTTGCTAATCTACAACTTTGAGTAATCCTTTTTGTACACCATCAAATACTCGGCTAATTTGCTGCCTTTCCTTTTCATTTAAATCTTCTTTAGATAGCAGCGTAGACATCAGTAACTGCTGATCACGGCGCGTAATTCTGCCAATAGCAAATATGCGCTGCAATACTGTCTCTAAAGACAACGGAGTTAAGGTACTGATAGCTTGCATATTACTCACCAAAACTTTATGTATTTTTTAAAAGTAATTTTTAATAAAATAACAATTTTTTATAAAGTATGACATGAGTAGCCATACGGAATCACGTAGGCTTAATAGTTCTGGTCTTTCTGCCTCCTCTGATACTTACCTTTTAGGTAAAATAACTTGGCAGGTTAATAAGCAATAGGTCAAGGATTATGGCTCACGCTCAGATTGGCATCATTGGTGGTAGCGGACTCTACAAGATGGATGCCTTGAAAGATGTGGAAGAGGTGCAAATTCAGACACCCTTTGGTTCGCCTTCTGATGCGTTAATTTTGGGAACTTTAGAGGAAACAAGAGTAGCTTTTTTAGCACGTCATGGTCGTAATCATACGTTATTACCTTCAGAGTTACCCTTCCGTGCCAATATCTACGCCATGAAACAACTAGGTGTAGAGTATTTAATCTCAGCCAGTGCGGTAGGTTCCTTGAAAGCAGAAGCCAAACCACTGGATATGGTAGTACCAGATCAATTTATAGATAGAACCAAAAATCGGGTTTCCACATTTTTTGGTGAGGGGATTGTGGCACATATTGCTTTCGGTGATCCGATTTGTAAAAACTTGGCGGGAGTGTTAGCTGAGGCGATCGCATCTTTAAATTTACCAGATGTCACTCTACATCGTGGTGGTACTTATGTGTGCATGGAAGGACCAGCATTTTCCACCAAAGCCGAATCCAACCTTTACCGCAGTTGGGGTGCAACCATCATTGGTAT carries:
- a CDS encoding S-methyl-5'-thioadenosine phosphorylase, translated to MAHAQIGIIGGSGLYKMDALKDVEEVQIQTPFGSPSDALILGTLEETRVAFLARHGRNHTLLPSELPFRANIYAMKQLGVEYLISASAVGSLKAEAKPLDMVVPDQFIDRTKNRVSTFFGEGIVAHIAFGDPICKNLAGVLAEAIASLNLPDVTLHRGGTYVCMEGPAFSTKAESNLYRSWGATIIGMTNLPEAKLAREAEIAYATLALVTDYDCWHPEHDSVTVDMVIANLQRNAVNAQKVIQETVRRLSKNPPTSDAHSALKYAILTNLANAPAATKEKLQLLLQKYL